A stretch of Ipomoea triloba cultivar NCNSP0323 chromosome 11, ASM357664v1 DNA encodes these proteins:
- the LOC115997538 gene encoding uncharacterized protein LOC115997538, whose protein sequence is MAWGGSWLLWVAMMLALTMAAPTSQRSLRMDKNNGMKVETFLSPRFELEPGSVCNKYFTGVDFPKGHIAVKGFDAEVVDEEGKSIPLHQTYLHHWIIGKYMIRKDEVVEPAAQTFMVGNSGVCAQLPQYFGLGSETRKTNSSVPDPYGIEVGNSPPGLEEGWMLNVHAIDTRGTGENKLGCAECRCDLYNVTKDEEGRALGDYPGGINCCYDGAKCRVKPGFQGEKRGLYLKYTVTYVDWNPSIVPVKIYIFDVTDTLKMSDSVPGRHLCQIEYQVEACSAATPTDECVHSKSLTVSLPKGGDLIYAVAHQHIGGVGSTLFGEDGRVLCNSLPIYGNGTEPGNEDGYLVGMSTCYPQPGSVKIAPMEKLTIISNYSNVQMHTGVMGYYYILVAEPLPESNPIFYSVDVADLM, encoded by the exons ATGGCGTGGGGCGGCAGCTGGTTGCTTTGGGTAGCAATGATGTTGGCGTTGACAATGGCTGCTCCCACTTCACAGCGTAGTCTAAGAATGGATAAGAATAATGGGATGAAAGTGGAAACCTTTCTATCACCTAGATTTGAGCTGGAGCCTGGATCGGTTTGTAATAAATACTTTACTGGTGTGGACTTTCCAAAAGGTCATATTGCCGTGAAAGGTTTTGATGCAGAAGTAGTTGATGAGGAAGGGAAGTCTATCCCACTTCATCAAACTTATCTCCATCACTGGATTATTGGAAAATACATGATACGCAAAG ATGAGGTAGTAGAACCAGCAGCTCAAACGTTTATGGTAGGGAACTCAGGGGTTTGTGCTCAACTTCCACAATATTTTGGGCTGGGATCAGAGACAAGGAAAACAAACTCAAGTGTCCCGGATCCATATGGAATCGAAGTTGGGAATTCGCCCCCGGGATTAGAGGAAGGATGGATGCTTAATGTACATGCAATTGATACACGAGGCACCGGAGAAAATAAGCTGGGTTGTGCTGAGTGTAGGTGTGATTTGTATAATGTGACAAAAGATGAGGAAGGGAGAGCTCTAGGTGACTATCCTGGAGGCATTAATTGCTGCTATGATGGGGCGAAATGCAGGGTGAAACCAGGATTTCAGGGTGAAAAGAGAGGGCTCTACCTTAAGTATACTGTGACTTATGTTGATTGGAACCCCTCTATTGTGCCTGTcaagatttatatatttgatgtcACTGATACTTTGAAAATGTCTGATTCTGTCCCGGGAAGACACCTTTGCCAG ATTGAATACCAAGTTGAGGCATGTTCTGCTGCTACGCCTACTGATGAATGTGTTCATTCCAAAAGCTTAACAGTAAGTTTGCCAAAGGGTGGGGATCTCATCTATGCTGTTGCTCACCAACACATTGGAGGGGTTGGCTCTACTCTTTTTGGagag GATGGACGGGTTCTGTGCAATTCACTTCCAATATATGGAAACGGAACAGAACCGGGAAATGAAGATGGTTACCTCGTTGGAATGTCAACCTGTTACCCTCAACCTGGCTCGGTCAAGATTGCTCCAATGGAGAAGCTAACTATTATATCAAATTATAGCAATGTCCAGATGCATACAGGGGTCATGGGCTACTATTACATTTTAGTTGCTGAGCCATTGCCAGAATCAAACCCCATCTTTTATTCCGTCGACGTG GCAGATCTGATGTAG